GCGCATCATCACCGTCTCGGCCAACGTCGAAGGCCGTTCGAACGGCGAGGTGACCGAAGACGCGATGAATCTGGCCAAGTCGATGGACTTCCCGCCGGGGTACGGCCTGGCGCTGGGCGGTTCGGGCAAGGACCAGAAAGAGCTGTTCACCCAGATGACGATCGCGCTGGTGTCCGGTATCGGCCTGATGTACCTGATCCTGGTGATGCAGTTCGGCTCGTTCACGGCGCCGATCGGCGTGATGCTGTCGCTGCCGCTGTCGCTGATCGGCGTGGTAGTGGCGCTGCTGCTGACCAAGGGCTCGCTCAACCTGATGAGCTTCATCGGCATCATCATGCTGATGGGCCTGGTCGCCAAGAACGCCATCCTGCTGCTGGACGCCGCGCGTAGCCGCGAGGCCGAGGGCATGGACCGCGAGGAAGCGCTGATGGAAGCCGGACGCGCGCGCCTGCGTCCGATCCTGATGACGACCTTCGCGCTGATCGCCGGCATGCTGCCGGTGGCGCTGGCGCTGGGCGACTCCGGCCAGTTCTACCAGCCGCTGGCGGTGGCTATCATCGGCGGCACCATTACCTCGACCATGCTGACCTTGCTGGTGGTGCCGACTTTCTACGATAGCATCGAGATCGCACGCGAACGCATGTTCGCCAAGTTCCAGCGCCGCGCCGCCCGCCTGACGCCGCTACCGGCCTTCGTGATGACCTTCGTCGAAGCCTTGCTGACGCTGACCTTCGGGCGGTTCGTGTTCCGCATGCTGGTCAATGGAGTGCGCTTCGCCACCGGCCGTCGCCGCGGCCCGCGTGTCGACAGCGACGCCGACGCCAAACTGGGCAGCGGTCCGGCCTGATCCGGCCTGCAAGCGGACCTGTCCGCAAGCATGAAAAGGGCCTGCGTTTTGCAGGCCCTTTTTTTTGGACAAAAGAAAACGCACCCGACGCCGGAGCGTGGGTGCGTTTCGTATCTACGCGAAGCGGTATGCGCTGCCGCCGCGCTAACCGCGGCAGTGCATGCCGGAACGAACATCCGTCAGCCCGATTGGCTGGGGATGTGCGTGCAAAGGGCCTGTGCGACCCTTTGCCAGGTAGCCACCGTATTAATGGCCGCTGGTGCCCGAGGTGCCGCCCGACGAGCCAGCGCCCGAGGTGCCGGTGGACGAACCGCTGCCGGTCGAACCCGACATGCCCGACGAACCCGAGGTGCCGGTGCCCGAAGCGCCAGTGCCGGTTGCGCCCGTGCCGGTCGCGCCGGTGCCCGAGGTGCCGGTGCCGGTTGCGCCGGTGCCGGTGTCGCCGGTGGTGCCGGTTGCGCCGGTACCGGTTGCGCCGCCTGCAGCGCCGGTGGTGCCGCCGGTGGTGCCGGCTGCGCCTGCGCCGGTACCGGTGTCACCCGCTGCGCCGGTGCCGCCGGTGCCGCTGGTGCCCGAGCTGCTGCTCGGCGCGGTGGCCGACGTATCGCCGGCGCCGGTCGTGCTGGTGGTGTCGTTTTTCTTGCAAGCGGCCAGGGAGGCCATCAAGGCTGCGGCGAACAGAATTTTCGATGCGTTGTTAAGTGCTTTCATTTTTTTACTCCTCGTTCACGTCTATTGTGAGCCGCCGTCTCCAGGTGAGGCGCTGGAGGGTCGGCGGCGCCGGTATGGCTCTGAACGTGCGGTTAAACCTACTGTGCGTTGTTCTGGCGGACTGCGATGCTCGCCGTACTCCAGTACGGCTGCGCTTCTCGTCCACCAGTACTGCCGCTCGTTACGGTCTTCCCGCACGTTCATCCTTGCCGTGCGCTAATTTGGCGTTCAAATTAGACTGATGTGGTCCTTTTCGGTTCGCCGAACTGCACACGTCTTGCGTTATCCACGGTGTGGCTTGTGGATTAGATAAGGGTCGAACGTCACCATTCAACCCCCTAGCCACCGGCGATACTGCCGGATGGTCGGGTCGTCCCGTCGGCGCTGTCGCCGGCGGTTTGTTCCAGGAGCGCGGGAATCTCGTCACACAGTTCCCGCGCCAGATAGCCAAGTCTGCCGAGCCGCTCGGCCAGGCGTTCGCCGGCGCGCGCGTGCAGCGCCACGCCCCAGCTCACGGCCTGCGTCAGGTCGGCGCCGCGCGCCGCCAGTCCGGCGATGATGCCTGCCAGCACATCGCCCGAACCCGACGTGGCCAGGCCGACGTTGCCGCCCTCGTGCTGCCAGCGCTCGCCGGACGGTGCGGCGATCACGGTGCGCGCGCCCTTGAGCGCGACCACCGCGTTCCAGCGCTGCGCCGCTTCCAACGCATGGTGGTCGGTGGCATTGCCGATCTCGTCCTTGTCGATGCCGGTCAGGTGCGCCATCTCGCCCGCGTGCGGGGTCAGCAGCACCGGCACGTCGAAACGGAACGGGGCCGGATCGCCCGACTGCGGTCCCTCGGGCGGATACAGCAGCGCGCCCATGGCTTCGGCGTCGAGCAGCACGCGGGTGTCGGTGCCGCTCAATCGCGGCAGCAACGCGTGCACCAGGCGCGCGGTGGCGGCTTCGTCCTGCATGCCGGGGCCGATCAGGATCGCGCTGATCGCGTCGGCCAGCGGGTCGAGCGCGGCCACCGCCTCGACCGTGAAGCCGCCGCGTTCGTTCTCGGCCAGGCCGAGCACGCGCGATTCCGGGATCGCCAGCGCGACCAGCTGGGCCACGCTGTTGCCGGTGGCGATCGTGAGCTTGCCGGCGCCGGCGCGCAGGGCGGCGGTGGCGGCCAGGATCACGGCGCCCGGCATTTCGCGCGAGCCGCCCAGGATCAGCACGTGGCCGCGGCCTTCCTTGTCGGCGTCGTCGGATGGGATCGGCAACGGCCAGCTGCGCAGCAGGGCTGTGTCGACGTCGCGCGGGCGGGCATGGGTTTGCTGCGTCATGATGTCGGGAGTGGGTTCAGGCCTTGGCCGCGGTGGGAATGTCTTTGCCGACGGTGACCGGGGTGCCCGAGTCTTCCAGCGGCGCGACGAAATTGACCAGCTTCAGGACAAGCTTGCCGCGCTTGCCGAGTTGCGGGTCGAAGGAATAGGCGGTGACCGAGCAGTTCGGCACATCGCCGGCGCGGTCTTGTTCCAGGATCGCGGCTTCGTCCATGCGCTCGATCAGGTAGCGGAAGCAGTTGACGATCACCTGGTGGCCGACGATCAGCACGCGCTCGCGCGCGTACTCGCGGGTGAGGGTGTCGAGCACGCTGCGCAGGCGCAGGATGACGTCGCACCAGCTTTCGCCGCCGGGCGGGCGGAAATAGAACTTGCCGACGTGGCGGCGCTGCTCGTGCAGCTCCGGGTATTGCTCGGCGATGCCGCGCACGGTCAGGCGGTCGAGGATGCCGAATTCCTTTTCGCGCAGGCGCTCGTCGGCGTGCAGGGCGACCAGCTCGTCACGGTCGAAGCCGCCCATGACGATGTCGGCGGTTTGGGCGGCGCGCACGTAGGGCGAGTGCAGCACGACGGTCGGGCGCTCGTCCGGCGGCATGGCCGCGAACCAGCCGGCCAGGGCCTGCGACTGCCGGCGGCCGAGCGCGGACAGCGGCACGTCGACGTCGCGCTCGGCGATATCGATGCGCAACCCGGCGGCGGCTTCGGCGGCGTCACGCGCGACGTTGCCCGCGCTTTGCCCGTGCCTGACCAGCCAGATTTCTTGAGGCCACTTTTGATCCATCGCCTAACCGTATTTGATAATCAGATGACATCATCATAGACGGATTCGGCGGGACATCCGCGCACGATTCTTTTAGAAAACGTGCGCGTGAAAAACCTTGCGGATTTAAGCGGCGGCAGGGATCAGCTGACCAGTTCCTCGGCATCGAGATTGAGTTCGGCGTCGCTCTCGAACACGCGCATGTCGGTCTGGCCCAGCACCCGGCTGGCGACCGTGCCGGCGGCGATCGAACCGCTGACGTTCAGCGCGGTGCGGCCCATGTCGATCAGCGGCTCGATCGAGATCAGCAGGCCCGCCAGCGCCACCGGCAGGTTCAGCGTCGACAGCACGATCAGCGCGGCGAAGGTGGCGCCGCCGCCGACGCCGGCCACGCCCACCGAGCCGATCGTCACCACGCCGATCAGCGGCAGCAGGAAGCCGGTGGTGAACGGGTCGATGCCCACGGTCGGGGCGATCATCACCGCCAGCATCGCCGGGTAGATGCCGGCGCAGCCGTTCTGGCCCATCATCGAGCCGAACGAGGCGGCGAAGTTGGCGATGCCCTCCGGCGTGCCCAGGCGCGCGGTCTGGGTCTGCACGCTCATCGGGATGGCGCCGGCCGAGGTGCGCGAGGTGAAGGCGAAGGCCAGCACCGGAAACACTTTCTTCACGTAGCGCGCCGGGTTCAGGCCGAGCACGGCGACGATCAGGATGTGCACCAGGAACATCGTCGCCAGCGCGCTGTACGAGGCCATCACGAAGTCGAGCAGGTGCAGGATGTCCTGCAGGCTGGACTTGGCGACCATGCGCGCGATGAGCGCGAACACGCCGAACGGGGTCAGGCGCAACACCAGCGTCACCATGCGCATCACGATCACGTGGGCCACGTGCACGAAGCTGTTGAATTTCGCGAACACGTCCGGCTGCTTGGCGGCGATGCCGGTGGCCGAGACGCCGATGAACAGCGAGAACACCACCACCGCGATGGTCGAGGTCTGGCGCGCGCCGGTCATGTCCAGGAAGGGGTTCTCCGGGATGAACGAGAGAATCATGCTCGGCAGCGAGACCTGCTGGGCGGTCGACAGCTTGCCTTCGAGGTAGTGGCCGCGTGCGATCTCGGCCGCGCTCGAGGTCAGGCCGACCGCGCTCAGGTGGAACAGCTTGGCCATCAGGATGCCGATCGCGGCGGCGACCGCGGTGGTGATCATCAGGGTGCCGATGGTCAGTGCGCTGATCTTGCCCAGCGAAGACGCGTCGCGCAGCTTGAGGATGGCCTGGATGATCGAGACCATGATCAGCGGCGTGACGATCATCTGCAGCAGTTTGACGTAGCCTTCGCCGATGATGCCGAGGTAGCTGCCGGTGTCCGTGATGACCTGCGAGCCGGCCCCGTAAATGACCTGCAGCGCCGCGCCCAGCACGATGCCGAGCCCGAGGCCGCTGAACACGCGCTTGGTGAAGGACAGGTGGCGCTGCTGCATCGTGTAGAGCAGGGCGCAGACCGCCAGGGCGACGGCCAGGTTCAGGATCAGTGGCAGGCTCATAAAGTCCTTTTGGTTGTAACTTGGGCGCTTTATATGCGCACAGGAATATTAAAACGGGATTCTATAGCGAATTCCTCAGTATTGCATGACGGCCTTCAGCCTGCCGTTGGCTATTGCGATTTTCGCAACATCACAGGCGCAGCCGCAGCCGTGCGGCAATCGGCAAACCAGGGGGGTGGGGTAGGGCGTGGTGATGGAAGGGGCGGGGACGATGGCAACGCGGGCGCGCCGCAGGTCGTACGGCGCGCCCGCGAGGTTCAGGCGTCGAGCTTTTCGACCAGCAATGGCGGCTCGGACGCCATCGGCATGTACAGCGGCGAATCGGAGCGGTAGGGCACGCGTCCGGACGCCACGTGGCGCGCCACCGGATCGAGGTGCAGGTCCTGGTCGTCGAAGAAGATGTGGGCGCGGAAGGCCTTGACCACCTTCGACTTGGGCACGCCGCCGAGGAAGAAGATCTCGTTGACGTAGACACCCCAGTGGCGCAGCGTGTTGATGACGCGCATCTCGGCCGGCGCGCTGCGCGCGGTGACGATCGCGATGCGCACCGGCGACACGTCGGCGCCGAACGGCAGCCGCTCCTGCAGGCGCGCCAGCTTGCGCAGCAGGATCGCGTACGGGCCGTCGTTCATCGGTTCGTTCTGGCGCTCGTCCTCGACCGAGTGGAAGCGGTCCAGGCCTTCGGTCTTGTACACCAGCTCGCTCGAATCGTCGAACAGGACGGCGTCGCCGTCGAAGGCGAGGCGCACCTGGTCCTCGGGCGGCGCGGCGCCTTCGTGCGGCGGGGTTTTCAGCACGGCGGCCGCGCACGCCTTGGCGTCGATGATGCGCTGGGCATCGTCGACGTTGGTGGTCAGGAACAGGTCGACCGAGAACGCGTCGAGGTAGTCCACCACCGATTCGCCGCCGGTGAAGGCGTGGCGCGAGATCGGCAGCCCGCGCGAACGGATGTTGTTGAAGACGCGCACGCCGGTCTCCGGGCTGTTGCGCGACATCACGACCACTTCCACCAGCGGCTTCGAATCCGGCGTGGCATAGCGGTTCAGGCCGAGGAGGGCGCGCACCAGGGCCATGCCGGTGCCGTCGCGCAGCGGTTCGCTCTCGCGCTCGAGCATGTAGGCGCGGTATTCCTCCAGCGCGTTCTGCGGGTTCTTGACGTACTTCGCTTTGTAGACGGCATCGGCCTCGGCCAGGTCGAACAGGGCGGTGGCGGAGATGCCGACGATCAGGGTGTCACGCAGGTCGAGGGCCATGGCGGTCGGTGATGATGTTGGGTTACAGGGGGCAATCTTACCGGATGAGCATCGGAAGTCGCTGTTCTAGATAAGAATATTCCTCTAAGAAATTTTCTGTCGAGAAACTCGCGGGCATGCTGAGCTGTCGCAAGGAGCTTACCCGAAGCGGGTAGCAACACGGAGCTGCCCGTACAGCGAGGAGAATGAAGATGGACCAGCCGCTGCCGTCCCGGACACCCGCCGCGTCCTCTCCCGATCCCATGGCGCGGCTGCGCGAGATCCGTCGCCTGGTGCAGGCGAATAATCGCTCGAGCCTGCCGGATGAACTGATCGTTTGCCAGATCTACATGGAATCGCGCTTCGACGCCTGTGCCGAAGCCGACGGCAGCAGCGCGCGCGGCCTGATGCAGCTGCTGAAGGTGGCCAACCGCGAGCTGTTCCGGATCGACAACCTGGCCGCGCCTCCAAGCCAGCGCCAGCCCGAAACCGCGCTGTACGCGCGCGCCGACGCCTTCCACGACAGCCCGGCCTTCATCGACGATGCCGTCAACATCCAGGCCGGCACGCGCTACCTGCAGCTGCTGGTCGACCGGGCCCGGCGCGCGGGCAGCCCGGACCCGGTGGCGCAAGCGTTCAAGGATTATCGCGGGGTGCGTAACGGCATCTACTATCGGAAGATCCGCGCGGCGGCCGAGCACCTGAAGCGCCAGCCCGATTCGATGGCGGCGTTCAAGGTGCTGGCGGCGTAGGGGAGGACTGGAAACAAAAAAGCCACCTCAGTTGCCTGAGATGGCTTTTCTGCTACTACACATTCTGGTAGGCCGTGCGGGGCTCGAACCTGCGACCAACGGATTAAAAGTCCGCTGCTCTACCAACTGAGCTAACGACCCGGAAGAGGCCACATTATAGGGGCGGGCGGCCGGGCTGTCAAACGCACATCAACGGCGTCAGCCCAGGCCCGCGCCCGGGGTTACTTGAGCGAGGCCAGGCGGTCCTTGGCGGTCTGCGCGGCGGACGAATCGGGAAACTTGCTGATCAGCTGCTGCAGCGCCTTCTTGGCGGCTTTCTTGTCCTTCATCTCGTTGTAGCTGGAAGCGATGTTGAGCATCGCGTCCGGCGCCTTCGGGCTGGAACCGTAGTTGGACACCACGCTCTGCAGGGCGGTGATCGCGTTTTTGTAGTCCTTCTGGGCATAGTAGGCGTTGCCGAGCCAGTATTGCGCGTTCGGCGCGTAGGCCGATTGCGGATAGCGGCGGACGAAATCCTGCATCGACGCCGCGGCGCCCTGGTAGTCGCCCGTGGTGAACAGCTTCATCGCGGCGTCGTAGGCGCCTTTTTCGCTCGGCATCACTTCGGCGGCCTGGCCGTCGATGGTCTCCTGGCGCGGCTCGAGCTTCTTGATGCGGCCGTCGAGGTCGGCGTACAGGTCTTTCTGGTTCTTCTGGGCCTGGGCGATGTCGTTGGCCAGCACTTCGATCTGGCCGCGCAGGCGGGCGATTTCCTGCATCGTCTGATCGTGCTGGGCCAGGATGTCGAGCGTGGACGTCTTGTCGGCCTTGGTGTCGATGCGGGCGTTGAGGTCGCGCGCCATGGCGTCGACCTTGGCGCGCAGGTCCAGGATCGCTTTACGTGCTTCATCGTCGTCGAGGATGCCGGCGCTGGCGTGCAGCGGCAGCCAGGCGGCGAGGGCGATGGCGACGGCCGCGAGGCGGAACTGGGACAGTTTGATCATTGTTGACTCTTTCTAAACCTAATGGCTTGATTTTCAAATGAAAACAGGGCGGGAAGCAGTCTGCACTGCCCCCGCCCTGCTGTCAATCCACTGTCAGCCTCGCGCCGTTTACACGGCGGCGATGGCGTCGAGCTTATTGATAGACGATGTCGGCGCGGCGGTTTTCAGCCCAGGCCGCTTCGTCGTGACCAGTGGCCTTCGGCTTTTCCTTGCCCAGCGACACGGCTTCCATCTGGCCGTCGGCCACGCCCAGGGCGGCCATCGACTTGCGCACGGCTTCGGCGCGCTTCTGGCCCAGGGCCAGGTTGTATTCGGTGCCGCCGCGCTCGTCGGTATTGCCCTGGATCAGGACTTTACGGTTGGTGTGCTTGGTCAGGTAGCCCGAGTGGTTCGAGACCACGGCCTTGCCGTCGTCGCGCACCGAGTAGCTGTCGAAGTCGAAGTAGACGCTGCGGTTGGCCAGTACGCCGCCCGGTTGATCCAGTTCGTCGGTGGTGGTCTCGACCGGCGCGACGTTACGGGTGGTGTCGGCCGGGGCCTGAGCGGCGACCGGCGGCTTTTCTACGACCGGTGCCGGTTCGGCGACTTTGGTCGACGAGCAGGCGGACAGCAGGGCCGCTGCCGACGCAACGAGGGCTGCAATTTTCAGATTACGCATGGTTTTTCTCCTGGTCAAAAATATTTACTTCATAAACGGGCCCCAGCTGGGCTCCCGAATGTTTCCCGCTTGCGTCGACAGGTTTTGCTTGATGCGCCCGTCGACCGACACCACGGACAGCGCGGTACGGCCGCCACCCTTGGTCGCATACATGATGTATTTGCCGTTCGGCGAAAAACTCGGTTCGGTGGCCCCATCGGCCAAGCGTTGTTCCTGGCCGCTGGCTAGGTCCATCGCATACAGAGAAAAACCCCCGCTGCGTTGCGAGATCCACGCCAGCGTCTTGCCGTCCGGGGATACACGAGGGCTGATATTGTAGCTGCCATTGAACGTGACACGGGTGGCCTGGCCGCCGTTCGCGCTCATTTTGTAGATTTGCGGACCGCCGCTGCGGTCGCTGGTGAAGTAGAGAGACTGGCCATCGGCCGAAAAGCGCGGTTCGGTATCGATGCCGGAGCTGTTGGACACGCGGTGCATGCCGCTGCCATCCGCGTTGACCACGAAGATCTGGGTATTGCCGGTCTTGGACAGGGCCAGGGCCAGCTTGCTGCCGTCCGGCGACCAGGCCGGGGCCGAGTTGTTGCCCTTTTCGTTGGCCACCACGGTGCGCTTGCCGGTGATCAGGTCCTGCACGTAGATCACGGGTTTGCGCAGTTCGAATGAGACGTAGGCGACCTTGGTGCCGTCCGGCGACCAGGACGGCGAGATGATCGGCTCGCGGCCGTGCGCCGCCACTTGTTCGTTGGCGCCGTCGGCATCGGCCACGACCAGGGTATAGTCGCGGCCGGGGTTCTGCTTGACGTAGGTGATGCGGGTGCTGAAGATGCCGCGCACGCCGGTCAGCTTTTCATACACGTCGTCGGCGATGCGGTGCGCCTCCAGGCGGGTACCGTTGGCGCCGAACGAGCCGGCCAGCTGCGACAGCTGTTTCTGGTTGACGGTGTCGAGCAGCTTGTAGCGCACCTGGAAGCGGCCGTCGGCCAGCTTGCTGACCGAGCCGACCACCAGCGCATTGGCGCCGCTGGCCTTGAAGGCGTTCAGGTCGACGTTGGCGCTGTCCGAAATGGCCTGGTGCGCGTCGATGACCTTGAACACGCCGCTGCGCTCGAGGTCGGCGCGGATGATGGCCGAGACCTGGTCGGGCGCGACGCCTTCCTCGGCAAAGGCGGCCACCGCCACCGGGATCTGGTTGCTGCCCACGCCGGCGATGTCGATGCGCAGCTGGGCATGCGCGGCCGCGCCCATCAGCAGGGAGGCCGAAAACAGCAGGGTATGTAGTTTTTTCATAGTTCTCTCATTAGTTGGAGCCCGGCGATCACTGCATATCCTTCATCTTGAAGTTGATCTCCAGGGACCGGTCTACCGTACCATCCTTCTTCTTGGGCAGCGGCGAGGACGCCTTGATCGCGCGTTCGATCGCGTCGTCGAACGCTGGCACGCCGCTGCTCCTGGTCTTGCGGACCGAAATGATTTCACCGGTCGGCAATTGATCCACGTGGAAGGTTACGACAGGATTGCCCGGATCGTCGCCACCGTAGGATGAGTTGCCCTTGACCTTGGCCGTGATCGCGGCGACGTAGCCGGCGTCGCGGTGCGGTGCGCTCGATTTCTCGGCCGCACCGGTGCTGTTGGCGCTGCCGCTGCCGGCGGCGGCCGCCATCATGCGCTTCAGGTCTTCCTGGCGCTGCTTGTCGAGCTTGGCCTGTTCGGCCTTGTCCGCTTTCGCCTTGGCGAGCTTGTCGGCTTTTTCCTTCTCCAGCTTCTTCTTGGCGTCGGCTTCCTTCTGCGCCAGTTCCTTGGCCTTCTGTTCCTGGGCCGCTTTCTTGTCGGCCAGTTCCTTCTCTTTCTTGTCCTCGGCTTCGCGCTCTTTCTTCTCGGCCAGTTCGCGTTCCTTCTTCTCGGCCAGCTTGGCTTTCCTGGCGTCCTCGCGCTTCTGCTCGGCGATGCGGTCCAGGCGCTCCTGCTCGCGCTCGCGTTCCTCTTCTTCCTGCTGCTGTTGCTGCTTGCGCTTCAGTTCATCCTTGCGCTTCTTCTCGCGCTCGAGCGCGATGTCCGGCGGCGCCGGCTGCTTGACGACCGGCTGCTCGACCGGCGGCGGTGGCGGCGGCTCGACCGCTTTCGGGGTCGGCTCGGGCGGCGGTGGCGGAGGCGTGTCCGGCTGCGGTTCGGGTTCGGGCTGCGGCGGGGGCGGCGGGGCCGCGGTCTGGGTCTTCATGTCCCAGACTTCGGCCTCGACCGCGACCGGCTCGTGGTTCTGCCAGCTCACGCCGATCGCCAGGAAGGCCAGCAGCAGGGCGTGCACGCCCACCGCCAGGCCGATCGACGGCCAGCGCTTCGGTTCGGGCGGCACGTAGTGCGGACCGCCGTCGTGCTGGTCAGTCAGGTTGTGCTTCGTCGCCGACATTCGATGCACTCTTTACTTGGTCGCCAGGCCGACGCGGCTGATGCCCATCTTCTTGGCTTCCGAAATCAGCTGGATGACGTCGTCGTACTTGCTGTCGCGGTCGCCGGCGATCAGCACCGGCAGGTCCGGATTGCTCTCGTGCAGCTCGCGCAGGCGCTGCACCACCGCGGCGCGGTCGGACACGTCTTCGAACGGCTGCGGATGCTTGCCGGACACGCCGATCGACAGCTTGGCGTCGGGCTTGATCGCGACCTGGATGTAGTCGTCCGGCGGCTGGGTCGAGCGCTCGGCGTTCGGCAGCTTGATCTCGGCCGGATTCTGCGACGGCGGCACCGCCATGAAGATGATGAGCAGCACCAGCATCACGTCGATGTAGGGCACGACGTTGATGTCCGACTTGAGCTTGCGGCGGTTGCCGCGCATGCTGCTGTTGAAGGCCATGACTATTGCTCCTTGCCCGCTGCTCAGCGCGACTGGCGCTGCAGGATGTTCGAGAATTCCTCGACGAAGCTTTCGAAGCGGATCGCGAGGCGGTCGATGTCGTGGGTGAAGCGGTTGTAGGCCACCACGGCCGGAATCGCGGCGAACAGGCCGATCGCGGTTGCGATCAGCGCCTCGGCGATGCCCGGCGCCACGGTGGCCAGCGTTGCCTGCTGCACGCTGCCCAGGCCGCGGAAGGCGTTCATGATGCCCCAGACCGTACCCAGCAGGCCGATGTAGGGCGAAACCGAACCGACCGAGGCCAGGAAGTTCAGGTGGGTGTCGAGCGAATCGAGTTCGCGGTGGAAGGCGGCGCGCATCGCGCGGCGCGCGCCGTCCAGCACGGCGTTGACGTCGAGCGCATCGCGCGAAGCCTGCTTGCCCTTGATGAATTCGCCCATGCCGGCTTCGAAGATGCGCGCCAGCGGGCCGCTCTGGTCGCGCTGGCTGCTGGCGCTCTGGTGCAGCGTGTGCAGGTTGCCGCCGGCCCAGAAGTTGCGTTCGAACTGCTCGGTCTGGCGGCGCGCGGCGCGCAGCGCGAACAGCTTGCGGAAAATGTAGGTCCAGCTGAACAGGGAGACACCCAGGAGCAGGGCCAGGATCAGTTTGACCAGGATGTGGGCGTTGCTGATCAGTTCAATGAAGGAGAGGTCTTGGACTGCGTTCATCGGGTGCGGTGTGGTGTGGTCAGATGGGTTTCGAAGCGCTCAGCATTCAGGCGGCCTGCATTTTAGCAGCGACCATGTCGGGCAGGGAACGCGGCCGCATCGACGCCTTGTCGATGCAGCCGACTTTTACGTCGGCGCTGGAGAGCAGGGTGTCGCCGCGCCAGGCTTGCTGCGCGAACTGGATCGAAGCGCGGCCTAGCTTTTTCACGCTCAAGGTCAGCTTCAGTTCATCGTCGAGGCGGGCGGCGGAAACATACTCGATGACGGCGCTGCGCACCACGAAAGCGACGCCGTCGCGCTCCAACAGGTCTTGCTGGTGAATGCCGAGCGCGCGCAGCCATTCGGTGCGGACCCGTTCGAAGAACTTCAGGTAATTGGCGTAATAAACGATGCCGCCGGCGTCCGTATCCTCGTAATAGACTCGAACTGTCCAGGTGAAAACTGAAGGCATTTCAGCTGCCATAAATGAAAATGGGAAACATTTTACGCCATTTTTATGATTGATATGTACGCTGGCGTACATATGCCCGCAAGTTGAGCTGCAATTCGCGGCAGGCCCCGGCGTTCGGACCTGATGAAACGTGCAGTAGACTTGACCGGATCATGTCAAGCCAACCACTGTAACACTTTTTCACACCACATGGCGCTGCTGATACAAAGCGCAACAATACAGATTCGCCCACGGTCATGGCGCGTGCAGGCAGGCCGAGCGGCACCTGCCTCGTGTCGGCCGATCGGCTCAGTTGCGCTTGATGTTGAACGGCGCGAAGCCCTGGCAGGTCGGCATCAGCTCGATCAGGTTGACGTTGACGTGCGGCGGCAGGCTGGCGATCCAGAAAGCGGTCGCGGCGATGTCTTCGGCGGTCAGCGGCTGCGTGCCTTCGTAGACCTTGGCCGCGGCGTCGTCGTCGCCCTTCATGCGCACGTTCGAGAACTCGGTGCCGCCGCACATGCCCGGCGCGATGTTGGTGGCGCGCACGCCGGTGCCGACCAGGTCGGCGCGCAGGTTCAGCGTGAACTGCTCGACGAAGGCCTTGGTCGCGCCGTACACGTTGCCGCCCGGGTAGGGGTAGTGGCCGGCCACCGAACCGAGGTTGATCACCAGGCCGCTGCCGCGCTCGA
This genomic stretch from Massilia sp. 9096 harbors:
- a CDS encoding NAD(P)H-hydrate dehydratase, whose protein sequence is MTQQTHARPRDVDTALLRSWPLPIPSDDADKEGRGHVLILGGSREMPGAVILAATAALRAGAGKLTIATGNSVAQLVALAIPESRVLGLAENERGGFTVEAVAALDPLADAISAILIGPGMQDEAATARLVHALLPRLSGTDTRVLLDAEAMGALLYPPEGPQSGDPAPFRFDVPVLLTPHAGEMAHLTGIDKDEIGNATDHHALEAAQRWNAVVALKGARTVIAAPSGERWQHEGGNVGLATSGSGDVLAGIIAGLAARGADLTQAVSWGVALHARAGERLAERLGRLGYLARELCDEIPALLEQTAGDSADGTTRPSGSIAGG
- a CDS encoding histidine phosphatase family protein, whose translation is MDQKWPQEIWLVRHGQSAGNVARDAAEAAAGLRIDIAERDVDVPLSALGRRQSQALAGWFAAMPPDERPTVVLHSPYVRAAQTADIVMGGFDRDELVALHADERLREKEFGILDRLTVRGIAEQYPELHEQRRHVGKFYFRPPGGESWCDVILRLRSVLDTLTREYARERVLIVGHQVIVNCFRYLIERMDEAAILEQDRAGDVPNCSVTAYSFDPQLGKRGKLVLKLVNFVAPLEDSGTPVTVGKDIPTAAKA
- a CDS encoding L-cystine transporter — its product is MSLPLILNLAVALAVCALLYTMQQRHLSFTKRVFSGLGLGIVLGAALQVIYGAGSQVITDTGSYLGIIGEGYVKLLQMIVTPLIMVSIIQAILKLRDASSLGKISALTIGTLMITTAVAAAIGILMAKLFHLSAVGLTSSAAEIARGHYLEGKLSTAQQVSLPSMILSFIPENPFLDMTGARQTSTIAVVVFSLFIGVSATGIAAKQPDVFAKFNSFVHVAHVIVMRMVTLVLRLTPFGVFALIARMVAKSSLQDILHLLDFVMASYSALATMFLVHILIVAVLGLNPARYVKKVFPVLAFAFTSRTSAGAIPMSVQTQTARLGTPEGIANFAASFGSMMGQNGCAGIYPAMLAVMIAPTVGIDPFTTGFLLPLIGVVTIGSVGVAGVGGGATFAALIVLSTLNLPVALAGLLISIEPLIDMGRTALNVSGSIAAGTVASRVLGQTDMRVFESDAELNLDAEELVS
- a CDS encoding 5'-nucleotidase translates to MALDLRDTLIVGISATALFDLAEADAVYKAKYVKNPQNALEEYRAYMLERESEPLRDGTGMALVRALLGLNRYATPDSKPLVEVVVMSRNSPETGVRVFNNIRSRGLPISRHAFTGGESVVDYLDAFSVDLFLTTNVDDAQRIIDAKACAAAVLKTPPHEGAAPPEDQVRLAFDGDAVLFDDSSELVYKTEGLDRFHSVEDERQNEPMNDGPYAILLRKLARLQERLPFGADVSPVRIAIVTARSAPAEMRVINTLRHWGVYVNEIFFLGGVPKSKVVKAFRAHIFFDDQDLHLDPVARHVASGRVPYRSDSPLYMPMASEPPLLVEKLDA
- a CDS encoding lytic transglycosylase domain-containing protein; this translates as MDQPLPSRTPAASSPDPMARLREIRRLVQANNRSSLPDELIVCQIYMESRFDACAEADGSSARGLMQLLKVANRELFRIDNLAAPPSQRQPETALYARADAFHDSPAFIDDAVNIQAGTRYLQLLVDRARRAGSPDPVAQAFKDYRGVRNGIYYRKIRAAAEHLKRQPDSMAAFKVLAA
- the ybgF gene encoding tol-pal system protein YbgF, producing the protein MIKLSQFRLAAVAIALAAWLPLHASAGILDDDEARKAILDLRAKVDAMARDLNARIDTKADKTSTLDILAQHDQTMQEIARLRGQIEVLANDIAQAQKNQKDLYADLDGRIKKLEPRQETIDGQAAEVMPSEKGAYDAAMKLFTTGDYQGAAASMQDFVRRYPQSAYAPNAQYWLGNAYYAQKDYKNAITALQSVVSNYGSSPKAPDAMLNIASSYNEMKDKKAAKKALQQLISKFPDSSAAQTAKDRLASLK
- the pal gene encoding peptidoglycan-associated lipoprotein Pal; this encodes MRNLKIAALVASAAALLSACSSTKVAEPAPVVEKPPVAAQAPADTTRNVAPVETTTDELDQPGGVLANRSVYFDFDSYSVRDDGKAVVSNHSGYLTKHTNRKVLIQGNTDERGGTEYNLALGQKRAEAVRKSMAALGVADGQMEAVSLGKEKPKATGHDEAAWAENRRADIVYQ